Proteins co-encoded in one Kribbella qitaiheensis genomic window:
- a CDS encoding aminopeptidase P family protein translates to MTEDRTEEQRKSYRPIDAKGFRESISRSWGPVDRSVVLPDGLAEAAAEHRRKLAAALPGRRIAIAAGHSPVRSNDTDFRFRADSDFVWLTGCQAEGAVLVISADGDSTLYLRETAGPDEVDFFANARDGELWIGPVPGLKDWSDALGIACRPLEELPSAVRGAVPFMLATYGVDPVLDGLVRTSPYDGNALRQTLAELRRIKDDWEIEQLREAVAASVQAFADVARELPEAVRGGGERWLEGTFDRRARTAGNGVGYASIIAAGNHAPVLHWVRNDGAVREGDVILLDAGVETRTLYTADVTRTFPVTGEYTDAQRQVYDLVHQAQLAALDAVRPGAPYRAFQYEAMRVLVEGLRDWGLIDVSLDEALGPDGQQHRRYVVCGLGHYIGLDVHDCDAARPETYFAADLAVGMALAVEPGLYFHPNDETVPPELRGIGIRIEDNVVVHADRTEILTADLPITATGLEQWVKANLPS, encoded by the coding sequence ATGACTGAAGACCGGACCGAGGAACAGCGCAAGTCGTACCGCCCGATCGATGCGAAGGGTTTCCGCGAGTCGATCAGCCGGAGCTGGGGACCGGTGGACCGGTCGGTAGTGCTGCCCGACGGTCTGGCGGAGGCTGCGGCCGAGCACCGGCGGAAACTGGCCGCGGCGCTGCCCGGCCGCCGGATCGCGATCGCCGCGGGCCATTCGCCGGTCCGGTCGAATGACACCGACTTCCGGTTCCGCGCGGACAGCGACTTCGTCTGGCTGACCGGCTGCCAGGCCGAAGGTGCCGTCCTGGTGATCTCGGCCGACGGCGACTCGACTCTGTACCTGCGCGAGACGGCCGGCCCGGACGAGGTCGACTTCTTCGCGAACGCGCGCGACGGGGAGTTGTGGATCGGCCCGGTTCCGGGGCTGAAGGACTGGTCGGACGCACTCGGGATCGCCTGCCGCCCGCTCGAAGAGCTGCCCTCGGCCGTGCGCGGCGCCGTACCGTTCATGCTCGCGACGTACGGCGTGGATCCGGTGCTCGACGGACTGGTGCGCACTTCGCCGTACGACGGGAACGCGCTTCGGCAGACGCTGGCCGAGCTGCGCCGGATCAAGGACGACTGGGAGATCGAGCAGCTCCGCGAGGCCGTCGCCGCGAGTGTGCAGGCCTTCGCCGATGTGGCGCGCGAACTGCCCGAGGCGGTGCGTGGGGGTGGCGAGCGCTGGCTGGAGGGGACCTTCGACCGGCGCGCGCGGACTGCCGGGAACGGGGTCGGCTATGCCTCGATCATTGCTGCTGGCAACCATGCGCCGGTGCTGCACTGGGTGCGGAACGACGGCGCCGTCCGTGAGGGCGACGTGATCCTGCTCGACGCGGGCGTGGAGACCCGGACGCTCTACACGGCTGACGTCACCAGGACGTTCCCGGTGACCGGTGAGTACACGGATGCGCAGCGGCAGGTGTACGACCTGGTTCACCAGGCGCAGCTCGCCGCTCTCGACGCGGTCCGCCCGGGAGCGCCGTACAGGGCCTTCCAGTACGAAGCGATGCGCGTGCTCGTGGAAGGGCTGCGCGACTGGGGGCTCATCGACGTCTCGCTGGACGAGGCGCTCGGGCCGGACGGACAGCAGCACCGCCGGTACGTCGTGTGCGGACTCGGCCACTACATCGGCCTCGACGTGCACGACTGCGACGCGGCCCGGCCGGAGACGTACTTCGCCGCGGACCTGGCGGTCGGGATGGCGCTCGCGGTCGAGCCCGGTCTCTACTTCCACCCGAACGACGAGACGGTGCCGCCCGAGTTGCGTGGCATCGGGATCCGGATCGAGGACAACGTGGTCGTGCACGCGGATCGCACCGAGATCCTCACCGCCGACCTCCCGATCACCGCCACCGGCCTCGAGCAGTGGGTCAAGGCAAACCTGCCGAGCTGA
- a CDS encoding GntR family transcriptional regulator, whose translation MSIPQRSDDDEGRQAWLRGVAADVARLDRSSSAERAADVLRRSITEGALQPGAQLSEVELTEVLEVSRNTLREAFRLLTHEGLLVYKLHRGVFVPELDETDVVDLYRLRRVLEVDVVRGLAGRDPELPASRLEPLRDDIESARAAALAGRWPAVGTANIRFHRNLIGLADSSRLDAITGRLLAELRLLFHVIATPRELYEPYITRNEAIFELLEAREYEQAADDLHQYLVDSEQGLLSAFKAR comes from the coding sequence GTGTCCATCCCTCAGCGGTCCGACGACGACGAAGGCAGGCAGGCCTGGCTGCGCGGTGTCGCCGCCGACGTGGCCCGATTGGACCGCAGCAGCTCCGCCGAGCGCGCCGCCGACGTCCTGCGCCGGTCGATCACGGAGGGTGCGCTCCAGCCCGGCGCCCAGCTCTCCGAGGTCGAGCTCACCGAGGTCCTCGAGGTCAGCCGGAACACGCTGCGTGAAGCATTCCGGCTGCTCACCCACGAGGGGCTGCTGGTCTACAAGCTGCACCGCGGGGTGTTCGTCCCCGAGCTGGATGAGACCGACGTGGTCGACCTCTACCGGCTCCGCAGGGTGCTGGAGGTCGACGTGGTTCGTGGCCTCGCCGGGCGCGACCCCGAGCTGCCGGCGAGCAGGCTCGAGCCGCTCCGGGACGACATCGAGAGCGCCAGGGCCGCCGCGCTGGCCGGCCGCTGGCCCGCTGTCGGTACGGCGAACATCCGCTTCCACCGCAACCTCATCGGTCTCGCCGACAGCTCGCGCCTGGACGCTATTACCGGCCGGTTGCTCGCCGAGTTGCGGCTGCTCTTCCATGTCATTGCGACCCCGCGCGAGCTCTATGAGCCCTACATCACGCGCAACGAGGCCATCTTCGAGCTGCTCGAAGCCCGCGAGTACGAGCAGGCGGCCGATGATCTGCACCAGTACCTGGTCGACTCCGAGCAAGGCCTGCTCTCCGCGTTCAAGGCGCGCTAG
- a CDS encoding NRAMP family divalent metal transporter: MPKPPSKPTSKPTTRRSGGASRSTGKQLSPAAGKKTADTAMKTSTRSTLIGAMFLMATSAIGPGFITQTTTFTVSLGAAFAFAIAVSILVDVALQLNVWRVIGVSGRRAQELGNLVVPGLGWVMAALLFVGGLVFNIGNVSGTGLGTDAMFGLDPKWGGALSAVIAIGIFLSKKAGLAMDRVVLVLGLLMIALTTYIAITSSPPVGTALKNVVLPDQVQFLSITTLIGGTIGGYIVYAGAHRLLDSGVSGPQHIRDIRRGSITGILITGVMRIVLFLAILGVVAGGSKLDPKNPAASAFQHAAGEFGLRAFGIVLWAAAITSVIGASYTTVSFITSRTKTTDRTRTILVVAFIAVSTVIFLSVGTAPTQLLVFAGAFNGLLLPVGIGVLLWVAWQRPDLLRGYHYPRWLLVLGGAAWLLTIYLAVRSVKPVFELFS; this comes from the coding sequence ATGCCGAAGCCACCCAGCAAGCCGACCTCCAAGCCCACCACCCGCCGCAGCGGCGGGGCGTCCCGCAGTACGGGCAAGCAGTTGTCTCCGGCCGCCGGTAAGAAGACGGCCGACACCGCGATGAAGACGAGCACCCGGTCGACCCTGATCGGCGCGATGTTCCTGATGGCGACCTCGGCCATCGGCCCTGGTTTCATCACCCAGACGACCACCTTCACGGTCTCGCTCGGGGCGGCCTTCGCGTTCGCCATCGCGGTGTCGATCCTGGTCGACGTCGCCCTGCAGCTGAACGTCTGGCGGGTGATCGGCGTCTCCGGCCGACGGGCGCAGGAGCTCGGCAACCTGGTCGTGCCCGGCCTCGGCTGGGTGATGGCGGCGCTGCTGTTCGTCGGCGGGCTGGTGTTCAACATCGGCAACGTGTCCGGCACGGGCCTGGGCACGGACGCGATGTTCGGCCTGGATCCCAAGTGGGGCGGCGCCCTCTCCGCGGTGATTGCCATCGGCATCTTCTTGTCGAAGAAGGCCGGACTGGCGATGGACCGGGTGGTGCTCGTGCTCGGCCTGCTGATGATCGCGCTGACGACGTACATCGCGATCACCTCCAGCCCACCGGTCGGCACCGCGCTGAAGAACGTAGTACTGCCCGACCAGGTCCAGTTCCTGTCGATCACCACCCTGATCGGCGGCACGATCGGTGGCTACATCGTGTACGCCGGCGCCCACCGCCTGCTGGACTCGGGCGTCTCCGGGCCGCAGCACATCCGCGACATCAGGCGCGGCTCGATCACCGGCATCCTGATCACCGGGGTGATGCGGATCGTGCTGTTCCTGGCGATCCTCGGTGTCGTCGCCGGTGGCAGCAAGCTGGATCCCAAGAACCCAGCTGCGTCGGCATTCCAGCACGCGGCGGGCGAGTTCGGGCTGCGCGCCTTCGGGATCGTCCTGTGGGCGGCCGCGATCACCAGCGTGATCGGCGCGTCGTACACAACGGTCAGCTTCATCACCTCGCGGACCAAGACGACCGACCGCACCCGGACCATCCTGGTAGTCGCGTTCATCGCCGTGAGCACGGTGATCTTCCTGTCCGTCGGCACGGCGCCGACTCAGCTGCTGGTGTTCGCCGGGGCCTTCAACGGGTTGCTGCTGCCAGTCGGGATCGGTGTGCTTCTCTGGGTGGCATGGCAGCGTCCGGATCTCCTTCGTGGGTACCACTACCCACGCTGGCTGCTCGTGCTCGGCGGTGCGGCCTGGCTGCTGACCATCTATCTGGCCGTCCGCTCGGTCAAGCCGGTCTTCGAACTGTTCTCCTGA
- a CDS encoding LamB/YcsF family protein: MDLNADLGEGFGSWSMGDDAGLLDVVTSANIACGFHAGDPSIMRRVTGQAVERGVAIGAHVGYDDKPGFGRRFIDIEPAVLRDQVVYQLGALDAFARIAGDRVRYVKPHGALYNTIGSHEEQAAAVVGAIVDYDRSLPVLGLPESAWLRLAAEAGLTVVHEAFADRAYTPAGTLVSRREAGSVLHDPDEIAARCTAMAAGSPIQDSEGGALKLDPASICVHGDTPGAVEIARRVRHTLEGAGVTLSSFAV; encoded by the coding sequence ATGGATCTCAACGCCGATCTCGGTGAGGGCTTCGGGTCCTGGTCGATGGGTGACGACGCGGGCCTGCTCGATGTCGTCACCAGCGCCAACATCGCCTGCGGATTCCACGCCGGCGACCCGTCGATCATGCGCCGCGTGACCGGCCAGGCGGTCGAGCGCGGGGTCGCGATCGGGGCGCACGTCGGGTACGACGACAAGCCCGGTTTCGGGCGGCGCTTCATCGACATCGAGCCCGCCGTACTGCGTGACCAGGTCGTCTACCAACTCGGCGCGCTGGACGCGTTCGCCCGGATCGCGGGCGACCGGGTCCGGTACGTCAAACCGCACGGGGCGCTCTACAACACGATCGGATCGCACGAGGAGCAAGCTGCGGCCGTGGTCGGCGCCATCGTCGACTACGACCGGTCGCTTCCGGTGCTCGGGCTGCCGGAGTCGGCCTGGCTCCGGCTGGCGGCCGAGGCCGGGCTGACCGTCGTCCACGAAGCTTTCGCGGATCGGGCATACACACCTGCCGGGACGTTGGTGTCCCGGCGCGAGGCCGGCTCGGTCCTGCACGATCCTGACGAGATCGCCGCCCGCTGTACGGCGATGGCCGCCGGTTCGCCGATCCAGGACAGCGAAGGTGGAGCGCTGAAGCTCGATCCCGCGTCGATCTGCGTCCACGGGGACACCCCGGGCGCGGTCGAGATCGCCCGGCGGGTCCGGCACACCCTGGAGGGAGCGGGCGTCACCTTGAGCTCGTTCGCTGTGTGA
- a CDS encoding 5-oxoprolinase subunit B family protein: MRFLPAGDSALLVELQTLDEVLGYYAALTADPPEGVIDIVPAARTVLVTAAPQSARSGAEKQQAGAPSVSLQQLERALRAVVPVAGQSSGGDLLEIPVVYDGEDLQDVAELLGCSTSDVIERHTGEEWTVAFCGFAPGFGYLTASASWDIPRRKSPRTKVPTGAVALAGEFSGVYPRESPGGWQLIGRTDLRVFDQDRDPAALFHPGRRVRFTVADPG, translated from the coding sequence ATGCGATTCCTTCCTGCTGGTGACAGCGCTCTGCTTGTAGAGCTGCAGACCCTGGACGAGGTCCTCGGGTACTACGCGGCGCTCACCGCCGATCCACCGGAAGGCGTCATCGACATCGTCCCAGCCGCGCGCACAGTCCTCGTCACCGCTGCCCCCCAATCCGCACGAAGCGGAGCAGAGAAGCAGCAGGCCGGGGCGCCAAGCGTCTCGCTGCAGCAGTTGGAGCGGGCACTCCGCGCCGTTGTGCCTGTCGCCGGGCAGTCCAGCGGCGGGGACCTGCTGGAGATCCCGGTCGTCTACGACGGCGAGGACCTCCAGGACGTGGCTGAGCTGCTCGGATGCAGCACCAGCGACGTGATCGAACGCCACACCGGCGAAGAATGGACCGTCGCCTTCTGCGGATTCGCCCCCGGCTTCGGCTATCTGACTGCCTCCGCGAGCTGGGACATCCCGCGCCGGAAGTCACCCCGCACGAAGGTGCCGACCGGGGCCGTCGCATTGGCCGGCGAGTTCAGCGGCGTCTACCCCCGCGAGTCCCCCGGCGGCTGGCAGCTGATCGGCCGGACCGACCTCCGCGTTTTCGATCAGGACCGGGACCCGGCCGCCCTATTCCACCCCGGCCGCCGCGTCCGCTTCACCGTCGCGGATCCCGGATGA
- a CDS encoding biotin-dependent carboxyltransferase family protein — MTALTVLETGPLATIQDRGRSGQAALGVPGSGACDPASYALANRLVGNHPGASALEITFGGLVLHADTDLTIAITGAPCIGVPLNAPAVLRAGEVLRFGPPRSGLRTYLAVRGGIDVPPVLGSRSTDLLSGLGPAPLQPGQTLPIGCAHNPMPGVDLAPVADPPAGEVVLRVTPGPRRDWFTDAGWTSFITQTYDVSSNSNRVGVRLDGNPLERARDGELASEGMALGAIQIPPSGLPVIFLADHPVTGGYPVIAYLTAPSIPACAQLRPGQSARFSC, encoded by the coding sequence ATGACCGCACTGACCGTTCTCGAAACGGGGCCATTGGCAACAATCCAGGACCGCGGCCGCAGCGGCCAGGCCGCTCTCGGCGTACCGGGTTCCGGGGCTTGCGATCCCGCGTCGTACGCCCTGGCGAACCGGCTCGTAGGCAATCATCCGGGCGCGTCCGCCCTCGAGATCACCTTCGGCGGTCTCGTCCTGCACGCCGACACCGACCTCACCATCGCCATCACCGGAGCACCCTGCATCGGCGTACCTCTCAACGCTCCCGCCGTACTGCGTGCCGGTGAAGTGCTCCGTTTCGGCCCACCCCGCAGCGGCCTGCGCACCTACCTCGCGGTGCGAGGCGGCATCGACGTACCGCCGGTCCTGGGATCCCGCTCCACCGACCTACTCTCCGGCCTAGGCCCCGCACCACTACAACCCGGCCAGACCCTCCCGATCGGCTGCGCCCACAACCCAATGCCCGGCGTCGACCTCGCCCCCGTCGCGGATCCACCCGCGGGCGAAGTGGTTCTCCGGGTCACTCCTGGTCCACGACGCGACTGGTTCACCGACGCGGGTTGGACGTCGTTCATCACCCAGACCTACGACGTCAGCAGCAACAGCAACCGCGTCGGCGTACGCCTGGACGGCAATCCCCTGGAGCGCGCCCGCGACGGCGAACTCGCCAGCGAAGGCATGGCCCTAGGCGCCATCCAGATCCCGCCTTCCGGCCTCCCCGTCATCTTCCTAGCCGACCACCCAGTAACCGGCGGCTACCCCGTCATCGCCTACCTCACCGCCCCCTCCATCCCCGCCTGCGCCCAACTCCGCCCGGGCCAGTCCGCCCGCTTCAGCTGCTAG
- a CDS encoding proline racemase family protein — translation MRSIRTITAIDSHTEGMPTRVVTGGVGVVPGATMAERREYFLKHLDHLRLFLMNEPRGHAAMSGAILQPPSRPDADWGVIYIEVSGCLPMCGHGTIGVATVLVESGMVEVTEPVTVVRLDTPAGLIVVDVAVSNGRAEHATLRNVPSYSHALDASVDVPGLGTITYDLAYGGNFYAILPLDQLGIPFDRAEKDRILQAGLDIMASINATDRPVHPLDPGVNGCKHVQFTAPGVDGSDSRNAMAIHPGWFDRSPCGTGTSARMAQLHARGELDLHTDYVNESFIGTRFTGRLIEETMLADRPAVVPTITGRAWITGTANYLLDPDDPFPTGFVL, via the coding sequence ATGAGATCGATCCGGACCATCACCGCGATCGACTCGCACACCGAGGGGATGCCGACCCGCGTCGTCACCGGCGGCGTCGGCGTGGTGCCGGGCGCGACGATGGCCGAACGCCGTGAGTACTTCCTGAAGCACCTGGACCACCTGCGGCTGTTCCTGATGAACGAGCCACGCGGGCACGCCGCGATGAGCGGAGCGATCCTGCAGCCGCCGTCCCGGCCGGATGCCGACTGGGGAGTCATCTACATCGAGGTGTCCGGGTGCCTGCCGATGTGCGGGCACGGCACGATCGGCGTCGCGACCGTGCTGGTCGAATCCGGGATGGTCGAGGTGACCGAGCCGGTGACCGTGGTCCGGCTCGATACCCCGGCCGGGCTGATCGTCGTGGATGTTGCTGTCAGCAACGGCCGTGCCGAACACGCGACGCTGCGGAACGTTCCGTCGTACAGTCATGCGCTGGATGCCTCTGTCGACGTTCCCGGTCTTGGGACGATCACCTACGACCTGGCGTACGGCGGCAACTTCTACGCGATCCTGCCGCTGGATCAGCTCGGCATTCCTTTCGACCGGGCCGAGAAGGACCGGATCCTGCAAGCGGGACTCGACATCATGGCGTCGATCAACGCCACCGACCGGCCGGTCCATCCGCTCGACCCTGGTGTCAATGGGTGCAAACACGTCCAGTTCACTGCTCCGGGCGTGGACGGCAGCGACTCGCGCAATGCGATGGCGATCCACCCGGGCTGGTTCGATCGGTCTCCTTGCGGCACCGGGACATCGGCCCGGATGGCACAGCTCCACGCCCGAGGCGAGCTCGACCTGCACACCGACTACGTCAACGAGTCCTTCATCGGTACCCGCTTCACCGGTCGCCTGATCGAGGAGACCATGCTCGCCGATCGGCCGGCCGTCGTACCGACCATCACCGGCCGAGCCTGGATCACCGGTACCGCCAACTATCTTCTCGACCCGGACGACCCCTTCCCCACCGGCTTCGTCCTCTAG
- a CDS encoding dihydrodipicolinate synthase family protein translates to MTEKLDGVIVATALPYAEDAAAPAGLRPDLDRYAEHCRWLVDNGCRGVGPNGSLGEYSSLTDDERRSVARTAIEAVGNDGIVVVGVHGAGAHQARSWAEKAAEDGANGVLCLPPTMYRANRSEVIHHFAEVAKAGLPVMVYNNPHDTKVDLTPDLLAEIAQLENVVAVKEFSGDVRRILEIKELAPSLTIVAGADDLTLEALLMGATGWFAGFPNVFPAESARLFDLALEGKLQEAKDLYEPLVAAFRWDSRVEFVQAIKYGMDYVGRYGGPCRPPRGPLVPEHVAQLEQDMKKAVESLA, encoded by the coding sequence GTGACCGAGAAGTTGGACGGCGTGATCGTCGCCACCGCCCTGCCGTATGCCGAGGATGCCGCTGCGCCGGCCGGCTTGCGCCCCGACCTCGACCGGTACGCCGAACACTGCCGCTGGCTGGTCGACAACGGTTGCCGCGGCGTCGGCCCGAACGGGTCTCTGGGGGAGTACTCCTCCCTCACCGACGACGAACGCCGCTCGGTCGCCAGAACCGCGATCGAGGCCGTGGGCAACGACGGCATCGTAGTCGTCGGTGTTCATGGCGCCGGTGCGCACCAGGCTCGCTCCTGGGCCGAGAAGGCGGCCGAGGACGGCGCGAACGGCGTACTGTGCCTGCCACCGACCATGTACCGCGCGAACCGGTCCGAGGTGATCCACCACTTCGCCGAGGTCGCGAAAGCCGGCCTGCCGGTGATGGTCTACAACAACCCGCACGACACGAAGGTCGACCTGACCCCGGACCTGCTCGCCGAGATCGCGCAGCTCGAGAACGTCGTCGCCGTCAAGGAGTTCTCCGGCGACGTCCGGCGGATCCTTGAGATCAAAGAGCTCGCGCCGAGTCTGACCATCGTGGCCGGCGCCGACGACCTCACGCTCGAGGCCTTGCTGATGGGGGCGACCGGGTGGTTCGCCGGGTTCCCGAACGTGTTCCCGGCGGAGTCGGCGCGCTTGTTCGACCTCGCGCTAGAGGGCAAACTGCAAGAGGCGAAGGACTTGTACGAGCCGTTGGTCGCGGCGTTCCGATGGGACTCGCGGGTGGAGTTCGTGCAGGCGATCAAGTACGGCATGGACTACGTCGGCCGGTACGGCGGTCCCTGCCGCCCGCCGCGTGGCCCGCTCGTGCCGGAACACGTCGCCCAACTGGAGCAGGACATGAAGAAGGCAGTGGAGTCGCTGGCATGA
- a CDS encoding FAD-dependent oxidoreductase: protein MSPYLRSFEGDPAQPRPQEPISVVVDGAPTEALPGQTVAAVLMAAGRESWRTTRTAGRPRGVFCGIGACFDCLVVVNGTPDVRACQRTIAPDDTITTQTGAVLPNRVLASEQPRGRTLASSDAGVVVVVGGGPAGVAAAVVAADAGVEVVLVDAGRRLGGQFHRQLPAEFNAGKPERLQHGWGSFKRLLDRINGHERIDVLGETSVWAIESRADSYRLWLQTGPADAAGRKIRAVDAKAVVLATGAYDRVLPFPGWDLPGVYSAGAAQALAKGQRIAVGRKVLLAGTGPFLLPVAESLLGVGAEVVGLLEANRLTRSARGWLSDPRVLPGKTREAIAYAALLARHRIPFLQGRTVIAAHGSDRVEGVTTAKLDKSWHPIPGTERDLEVDAVCLGFGFTAQLELAVSAGCELGPGPDGGSAAQVDEYQQTSRPGVFAAGELTGIGGADLAAAEGRLAGAAAAHLLGTTSGTAPTASKQVAKGKRFAAALAKAYPIQPGWRSWSGGTTVVCRCEEVTRGQIEEAVADRDVTGQRSLKLTSRAGLGLCQGRVCSRTTADLTGIQAGHRRPIAVPVRLQDLAAIQEDL, encoded by the coding sequence ATGAGTCCCTATCTCCGTTCTTTCGAAGGCGATCCGGCCCAGCCGCGACCACAGGAGCCGATCTCGGTCGTGGTCGACGGCGCGCCCACCGAAGCCCTTCCCGGGCAGACCGTAGCCGCCGTGCTGATGGCAGCCGGTCGTGAATCCTGGCGAACAACCCGTACTGCGGGTCGCCCGCGCGGCGTGTTCTGCGGTATCGGCGCTTGCTTCGACTGCCTGGTAGTCGTCAACGGCACCCCCGATGTCCGAGCCTGTCAACGCACGATCGCCCCGGACGACACCATCACCACCCAAACCGGCGCAGTCCTCCCCAACCGAGTGCTTGCGTCCGAACAGCCGAGGGGTAGAACCCTCGCCTCTTCGGACGCAGGGGTGGTGGTTGTCGTTGGGGGCGGGCCGGCGGGGGTGGCGGCTGCCGTGGTGGCGGCTGATGCCGGGGTGGAGGTGGTCTTGGTTGATGCGGGGAGGCGGCTCGGGGGGCAGTTCCATCGGCAGTTGCCGGCTGAGTTCAACGCGGGGAAGCCCGAGCGGTTGCAGCATGGGTGGGGTTCGTTCAAGAGGTTGCTCGACCGCATCAACGGGCACGAGCGAATCGACGTACTGGGTGAGACCTCCGTGTGGGCGATCGAGTCGCGCGCCGACAGCTACCGGCTGTGGCTGCAGACCGGGCCGGCGGATGCAGCGGGCCGGAAGATCCGGGCGGTTGATGCGAAGGCGGTCGTGCTGGCGACTGGTGCCTACGATCGGGTGCTGCCCTTTCCGGGATGGGATCTGCCGGGTGTGTACAGCGCTGGCGCAGCACAAGCGTTGGCGAAGGGACAGCGGATCGCCGTAGGGCGCAAGGTTCTTCTCGCCGGGACCGGTCCGTTCCTGCTCCCGGTGGCGGAGTCGCTCCTCGGTGTCGGCGCCGAAGTCGTCGGGCTCCTGGAAGCGAATCGCCTCACGCGGTCGGCCAGAGGATGGCTGTCCGATCCGCGCGTTCTTCCCGGCAAGACGCGCGAAGCCATCGCGTACGCCGCTTTGCTCGCCCGGCACCGAATCCCTTTCCTGCAAGGAAGAACTGTCATCGCCGCGCATGGCAGTGACCGGGTGGAGGGCGTGACCACTGCGAAGCTGGACAAGTCCTGGCATCCGATCCCGGGCACCGAACGCGACCTGGAAGTGGATGCTGTCTGTCTGGGGTTCGGTTTCACCGCCCAGCTCGAACTCGCTGTTTCGGCCGGTTGCGAGCTCGGGCCAGGTCCCGACGGCGGATCAGCCGCGCAGGTCGACGAGTATCAACAGACCTCTCGACCAGGAGTCTTCGCCGCCGGTGAGCTGACCGGCATCGGTGGCGCCGACCTTGCCGCCGCCGAAGGCCGGCTCGCCGGTGCCGCAGCCGCCCATCTCCTCGGAACGACTAGCGGCACAGCGCCGACCGCAAGCAAGCAAGTTGCCAAGGGCAAGAGATTCGCTGCCGCGTTGGCGAAGGCTTATCCGATCCAGCCCGGCTGGCGTAGCTGGAGTGGCGGCACCACCGTCGTCTGCCGCTGCGAAGAGGTGACCCGTGGCCAGATCGAAGAAGCAGTGGCCGACCGCGACGTCACCGGCCAGCGAAGCCTCAAACTCACCAGCCGGGCCGGTCTCGGCCTGTGCCAAGGGCGGGTCTGCTCGCGGACGACCGCCGACCTGACGGGGATTCAGGCCGGCCATCGCCGGCCGATCGCCGTACCAGTAAGGCTCCAAGACCTAGCCGCTATCCAGGAGGACCTGTGA
- a CDS encoding NAD(P)/FAD-dependent oxidoreductase, with protein sequence MVQPGGVDVVVVGAGIVGAACAEALSAAGVRVIVVDRGAPAGGTTAAGEGNILVSDKEPGPELALAIASRREWPAVLDRLPERVADVEWEDKGGLVVATTDPGPLETFAAKQRNAGVDARAITPADAFELEPLLTRAVTTAVYYPEDAQLQPVLAATALLAAVRARGGEVRAGVTAQSVLRDAGGRVIALETDAGVIPCGAVLNACGPWAGPFSAAAGGAIEIHPRRGMILVTAPLPDCIRHKVYDADYVGAVGSGDADLQTSTVVESTRAGTVLIGSSRERIGFDESVRVKVLRELARKAVGLFPFLGEVAVMRAYGGFRPYAPDHLPVIGPDPRVEGLWHATGHEGAGIGLAASTGRLITELFLGLEPHIEANPFRVDRPAVIDAMEPTA encoded by the coding sequence ATGGTCCAGCCGGGTGGCGTCGACGTGGTTGTCGTCGGCGCGGGGATCGTCGGTGCCGCGTGCGCTGAGGCTCTCTCGGCGGCGGGCGTTCGGGTGATCGTCGTCGATCGCGGGGCGCCGGCCGGCGGGACCACCGCCGCGGGCGAGGGCAACATCCTCGTGTCCGACAAGGAGCCCGGACCGGAGCTCGCGCTCGCGATCGCCTCCCGCCGCGAGTGGCCCGCAGTACTGGACCGCTTGCCGGAGCGGGTCGCGGATGTCGAATGGGAGGACAAGGGCGGCCTGGTCGTGGCGACGACCGATCCTGGACCGCTGGAGACCTTCGCGGCCAAGCAGCGGAACGCGGGAGTCGACGCCCGCGCGATCACCCCGGCAGACGCTTTCGAGCTCGAACCCCTCCTGACCCGAGCGGTCACGACGGCCGTCTACTACCCCGAAGACGCCCAGCTCCAGCCGGTCTTGGCTGCGACAGCCCTGCTGGCCGCAGTACGGGCTCGTGGCGGCGAAGTGCGCGCGGGCGTCACCGCCCAGTCCGTACTACGTGACGCGGGCGGGCGTGTGATCGCGCTCGAGACCGATGCGGGCGTGATCCCTTGCGGCGCAGTACTCAATGCCTGTGGTCCGTGGGCCGGGCCGTTCAGTGCGGCGGCGGGTGGTGCGATCGAGATCCATCCGCGGCGCGGCATGATCCTGGTGACCGCGCCGCTGCCCGACTGCATTCGGCACAAGGTGTACGACGCGGACTATGTCGGCGCGGTGGGTAGTGGGGACGCGGACCTGCAGACGTCGACTGTGGTCGAGTCCACTCGTGCGGGGACGGTGCTGATCGGGTCCAGCCGGGAGCGGATCGGGTTCGACGAGTCCGTGCGGGTCAAGGTTCTGCGGGAACTGGCGCGGAAGGCGGTCGGGCTGTTTCCGTTCCTCGGCGAGGTCGCGGTGATGCGCGCGTACGGCGGGTTCCGTCCGTACGCACCCGATCATCTGCCGGTGATCGGTCCCGATCCGCGCGTAGAGGGTCTGTGGCATGCGACCGGGCATGAGGGCGCGGGCATCGGGCTTGCCGCGTCGACCGGGCGGCTGATCACCGAACTCTTCCTCGGGCTGGAGCCGCACATCGAGGCGAATCCCTTCCGCGTCGATCGCCCGGCCGTCATCGACGCGATGGAGCCGACGGCATGA